A window of Halovivax gelatinilyticus genomic DNA:
GAGACATTCGAGTCGGCGCTGATCTGGCCGGCAACCGTGTTGACCATGTTCCGCAAGGTAACCGGCGTCGCAAACACCACGACCTTTTCGCACCCATCGGAGAGTGGTTCGGCTAGCAATTCTTCGAGTTCCTCGCTATCCTCGTAGTATTGGAGGTCGTGAACGTTATCCGGGAGATCGGTCAATCCTGCACTAGATGCGCGCACCCGTATGAGCGTAACGTCCCTCCCTGCCCCCGAAGCCGCGAGTCGCATTGTCGCGTCGCCGACCGCTCTCGCCACTTCGTCGACCGCGGTATTAGAGTGGGCGCTGACAACTCCGATGAAAGGCTCGTCGTCCGGCGTCGTGGCTACTCGTGAGAGGATGGCTGGTGTAGATGCGTAGGCCGTCTTGCCAGTTCCTGGCGGCCCCTGGACGGTACCGACCGAGTGGTTGAGCTGCCGGACGAACTCCCGCTGAGCGCAGTTGGATTCGTACGGCATCGCCGCATCGAATTGCCTCAGGAATCCTTCCACTGCATCCGGGTTTCGAAACGGCTCATCAAACTGGAGGGCAGTCGGATTTTCCTCCGCATAGACGTCGAGTAGTTCGTTGTGAAGAACGTTCTCATTCGCGTTATCGATCGCTTCACGAGCACGGTAAGCGGAGTAGTCATCAAGGGCCTCGTTCACGGCGAACGTCATTCCCTCGGCAATCAGCTGCCGTTCATCGTCGGGATCGCTCGTCCAACCGACGTGGTTCGTCATATTCGGCACCGCTCGTCGGTTACTGTCCGTCGGGAAGGAAATCTTCACCTGGCCCCGATCAGTATTGATATGGCCCAACCGACCGAGAACTCCATTTGCGTACTTCGTCGGGTCATCCGGTTTTTCGATGAGTCGGCCATCGTCGTCTTCTACTAGCGGCGTCAACACGACCCAGTTGCCGGACTCCCGACGGAGCGTCGTGGTCGCGGTCATCCCGGGCTGGCCGTCACCCAACCTTCGGAGGATTTCTCCTTCGACGGTGTTTTTCTTCTCGAAATTCTCCCTGTTTTCCGGCGGGTTCGTCACCTCGAACGGAATAGTTTGCCCAGCAGCTACCCGTTCAGCCAGCGGCTGCCTGTACCGATACTCCAAGGCGCGTCGCTTTGAACCATGTTCGAGTTGTTGATACTCGACAAGTGTTCGCTGAAGGGCCGACTCCCCCAGGGAGTTTGCCGTCAACGATTCCAGATTAATTGGTTCCTTGGTAACGCCGGCGTTCTTGTACCGAATACACCGCTCGATGTACTCGAAAGCGTTACAGATGGTGTGGATAAGATCTTCGATGTCTGAGAGGCAGACACGCGGTGAATCATCTCCCTCGTGGTGGCGATATCGCACAATTTCCGCGACTGCAGCCTCGTCGCTGGCCCAGTCCTCATCGAGTACGTCGAACTCTTCGGCCGCGTAGAGATACTCCAGCGGCATCGTATCGCGGTGACGTTCGATAACCGGATAGTGCCCATGGAATCGATCCGGCGGTACAACGAGACCGTTATCGGAGTTCGGAAAAACCCTGTCCG
This region includes:
- a CDS encoding AAA domain-containing protein; its protein translation is MRDPDAKDEVEKELLAEFIDKLEAAIGRVRPDLSNEGLRSEEGLFHMYPYSERQREWLVDATRRHEGDPVADAVRTLLGYRQDIDQEIVSVLREEFRARHAFRYPGLGLFQTVAQFYDISKERDFGWEDVRDETETPLKRVFDLGFFEVALPIEEFADRVFPNSDNGLVVPPDRFHGHYPVIERHRDTMPLEYLYAAEEFDVLDEDWASDEAAVAEIVRYRHHEGDDSPRVCLSDIEDLIHTICNAFEYIERCIRYKNAGVTKEPINLESLTANSLGESALQRTLVEYQQLEHGSKRRALEYRYRQPLAERVAAGQTIPFEVTNPPENRENFEKKNTVEGEILRRLGDGQPGMTATTTLRRESGNWVVLTPLVEDDDGRLIEKPDDPTKYANGVLGRLGHINTDRGQVKISFPTDSNRRAVPNMTNHVGWTSDPDDERQLIAEGMTFAVNEALDDYSAYRAREAIDNANENVLHNELLDVYAEENPTALQFDEPFRNPDAVEGFLRQFDAAMPYESNCAQREFVRQLNHSVGTVQGPPGTGKTAYASTPAILSRVATTPDDEPFIGVVSAHSNTAVDEVARAVGDATMRLAASGAGRDVTLIRVRASSAGLTDLPDNVHDLQYYEDSEELEELLAEPLSDGCEKVVVFATPVTLRNMVNTVAGQISADSNVSDLLKSGEAAIFDYALVDEASMMDLPLLFLVGAFLREGSQIQLVGDHRQMQPIHSHDWESEDRATIEEHTPAVSALDFIRFLRGETNRDLATVERKPPEWDDPDQVIPMERLTITYRLPPAMAEFETDLFYYRDGIELTSHAEARRIPDVRTSAMPAWLREALDPEPRVTLLLHDDQRFTKDSPVEAYLAKKLLSTLPVVAADPGERQCSAGVVVPFRLMRRRISDQEIGVPVDTVERYQGDEKDVMVLAMTAGNQGYVNGLAEFLLDANRFNVGASRMKRKLFIVASKSIFRAVAPDVDEYEDQKAWKQLYRRLGVADRPNPPTATLTKSQIGELDPGEEVTVEVYTGFRD